A region from the Osmerus eperlanus chromosome 11, fOsmEpe2.1, whole genome shotgun sequence genome encodes:
- the frya gene encoding protein furry homolog isoform X6, whose translation MMPISIDPESRPGEYVLKSLFANFTTQSERKIRIIMAEPLEKPLTKSLQRGEDPQFDQLISAMSSLAEYCLPSILRTLFDWYKRQTGLEEESHEYRPRANTKSKNDEQQKDYLLERRDLAIDFIFSLVLIEVLKQMPLHPVLDSLVNEVINLAFKHFRYKEGYHGPNTGNMHMVADLYAEVIGVLAQAKFPAVRKKFMTELKELRQKEQIPYVVQSTISLIMGLKFFRIKMYPVEDFEASFLFMQECAQYFLEVKDRDIKHALAGLFVEILVPVAAAVKNEVNVPCLRNFVESLYDTTLDLSSRKKHSLALYPLVTCLLCVSQKQFFLNRWHVFLNTCLSSLKSKDPKMARVALESLYRLLWVYMIRIKCESNTATQGRLTTIVTTLFPKGSRSVVPRDMPLNIFVKIIQFIAQERLDFAMKEIIFDLLCVGKPAKAFSLNPERMNIGLRAFLVIADKLQQKDGEPPMPNTGAILPSGNTLRVKKTFLCKTLTDNEAKVIGMSLYYSQVRKAIDNILRHLDKEVGRCMMMTNVQMLNKEPEDMITGERKPKIDLFRTCLAAIPRVLPDGMSKPELIDLLSRLTIHMDDELRLIAQNSLQSLLVDFSDWRDDVLFGYTNFLLREVQDTHQGMLDTSLKLLLQLLTQWKLALVTPGRSYDMAKIHSPELLQTASSHRGPAERSPHSTVLHAVEGLAVVLLCSCQLSTRRLAVCILKEIRSLFLAIGQAEDDDTPMIEILDQLSPVVLESFVNVAVSDTAALPLGHHVDLQWLVEWNARLVNSHYDIRSPSHVWIFAQSVKDPWVLCLYSLLRQDNLPKHCPTALSYAWPYAFTRLQLIMPLVDPNNPVYAKKTSTSGGGENYVTLWRNYLILCLGVAKPSIMSPGHLRTSTPEITATTTDGNVTYDNKVIGTPSVAWLLKQLVPLMRAESIELTESLVLGFGRTNALVFRELVEELHPLMKEALERRPENKKRRERRDLLRLQLLRIFELLADAAVISDSTNGALERDTLALGALFLEYVDLTRMLLEAENDKDLEILKDIRAHFSAMVANLIQCVPVHHRRFLFPQQSLRHHLFILFSQWAGPFSVMFTPLDRYSDRNHQITRYQYCALKAMSAVLCCGPVFDNVGLSPDGYLYKWLDNILACQDLRVHQLGCEVVILLLELNSDQVNLFNWAVDRCFIGSYQLASGCFKAIATVCGSRNYPCDIVTLLNLVLFKASDTNREIYEISMQLMQILEAKLFVYSKRIADQKSSSILYGTHGPLPPLYRVSLPQLSSQLARMYPELTLPLFSEVSQRFPSTHPNGRQVMLTYLLPWLSNIELVDSMLPPLPSPGPPVEEPAAQDKNVGPSHQLRGTGWGSMQATSLVLNNLMFMTAKYGDDVPGPEMENAWNALVNDRWSNNLRITLQYLISLCGVSSDTSLLPYIKKVVIYLCRNNTTQTMEELLFELQQTDPVNPVVQHCDNPPFYRYSATSKTPTVASGTTSSSNTVVAGQESCPDTDDTKVAKENEERQSNMMGNHSRLESRYSNSSGGSYDEEKSEPLPPYAGWLMSVVESNQPCPLPMPVNGGCWAPLVDFLPETITPRGPLHRCNIAVIFMTEMVVDHGVREDWALHLPLLLHALFLGMDHYRPEVYEHSKRLLLHLLITLSCNSNFQGIASVLLHTREINGNKTLTSKINFQPEYCTTGGGVDFLRECQASPVPDSGLSSSSTSSSLSLGGSSSNLPHISQDVEDLDSTTETDQKTNKLIEFLTTRGYGPLWSHEDISPKNQNSKSTEQLSNFLRHVVSVLREPKSDFYLEQQLSDVALQTALCSSSRHYAGRSFQVFRALHQPLSARAVSDLLSRLVEVVGEHGDEVQGYVMEVLLTLESVVDNLAECLKNNDLMALLIRASSPDLLTNGKQVSNRKSTGQLPLVQGLSSTERSRHQRSFSVPKKFGESDRSCDPPRSATLERFHACLQQGGVAKPTSPSSSKDNITDPANVNHPSNLLATIFWVAVSLMESDFEFEYQMSLKLLNKLLGHMSLDKQENRDKLEKLQSQLRWSTFTGLQQLLLKGFTSLSTTDLTLLLFSQLTPVSRVPVVDTSQAIGFPLNVLCLLPHLVQNFDGPTQFCKDVAERIAQVCLEEKNAKLSNLAHVMTLYKTHSYTRDCFSWVNVVCRYLHEAFSDITLNMVTYMAELLEKGFPSMQQTLLQIIYSLLSHMDLSVIQAKPFNMEVLKTIEKFVQTAHWREALNILKLVVSRSASLVQPSPPQTDFSYVDVSRLWDRSSKALPGKTLDFHFDISETPVIGRRYDDLQDSPGRNGKTRAAAVTRSTSSTSSGSTSNNVLVPVSWKRPQSSQKRTREKLVKVLSLCGQEVGLRKNPSVIFSSCGDLDLMELQPSLVSSDEGTREPDNMDDTTSEQQFRVFRDFDFLDVELEDGEGETGDNFNWGVRRRSMDSLDRRDLQLLEESQLSGSLPSLSNITHQDSDESSEEDSLTASQILSHSQIIVNLSPTEELINMDSLSPSCDSAEPQPLNTREPSFDVSLPEDSKPRLSTEEEDSNAQEDNLSLSISELPSGFNCSDSFSLDMTQDDFKGELDLEANCLPSLSEEEREESLECRSSPPPSPFFSAILAAFQPAMCDDAEEAWRRHINQLVSDSDGSCAVYTFHVFSSLFQNIQRKFCLLTCDAAGYLGDGLRGIGSKFLRSSQMLTSCSECPTLFIDADTIISYGLLEKMKFSVLELQEYLDTYNNRKDAAISWLTSCKTSFPRTSDGAVVSCQPGEYDDKQMESLAQLELCQRLYKLHFQLLLLFQSYCKLIGQVHAISSAPELSNMSKELDELKGNLRTAAASVTSTDPGALESSSDLAALESSSDLAALESSSDLAALESSTVLETSHFEPSFSCPEVAVQAILEALRNSEFLTAVRTIRECRSLWPNDIFGSRSEDESQTLLNVYFRHQTLGQTGTFALVGSKQDLSEICLRLMELNGEIRDMIRRAQGYRAITTFLPDSRVSGSSL comes from the exons ATGATGCCCATCAGCATCGACCCAGAGAGCCGACCGGGGGAGTACGTCCTCAAGAGCCTTTTCGCCAACTTCACCACGCAATCGGAGCGCAAAATACGCATCATCATGGCTGAGCCTTTG GAAAAGCCATTAACAAAATCCCTACAAAGAGGAGAGGACCCGCAGTTTGACCAA TTGATCAGTGCTATGAGTTCCCTGGCTGAGTactgtctcccctccatcctgcgAACTCTGTTTGATTGGTACAAGAGACAGACTGGGCTGGAGGAAGAGTCACATGAGTACAGGCCGAGGGCCAACACTAAATCCAAAAA TGACGAGCAGCAGAAAGATTATCTTcttgaaaggagggatttggcCATTGACTTTATTTTTTCTCTTGTACTTATAGAAGTTTTAAAACAG ATGCCACTCCACCCTGTCCTGGACAGTTTGGTCAATGAAGTCATCAACTTAGCCTTTAAGCACTTTAGATACAAAGAGGG GTACCATGGTCCTAACACTGGCAACATGCATATGGTAGCAGACCTCTATGCAGAAGTCATAGGTGTACTAGCTCAGGCCAA GTTTCCTGCTGTCAGGAAGAAGTTTATGACGGAGCTGAAGGAGCTGCGTCAGAAGGAGCAGATCCCCTACGTGGTCCAGTCCACCATCAGCCTCATCATGGGGCTCAAGTTCTTCCGCATCAAGATGTATCCTGTGGAGGATTTTGAAGCCTCATTTCTGTTCATGCAG GAATGTGCCCAGTATTTCCTGGAAGTGAAGGACAGGGACATCAAGCATGCCTTGGCCGGTCTCTTTGTGGAAATTCTAGTTCCCGTCGCTGCA GCTGTGAAGAATGAGGTGAACGTCCCGTGCCTGCGTAACTTTGTGGAGAGCTTGTATGACACAACCCTGGACCTGTCCTCCAGAAAGAAGCACTCGTTA GCTCTGTACCCTCTGGTGACATGTCTACTGTGTGTGAGCCAGAAGCAGTTTTTCCTCAACAGATGGCATGTGTTTCTCAacacctgtctctccagcctcaAG AGCAAAGACCCTAAAATGGCACGTGTGGCCCTGGAGTCCCTGTACCGTCTGCTGTGGGTCTACATGATCCGGATCAAGTGTGAGAGCAACACTGCAACACAGGG CCGCCTCACCACCATTGTCACAACCCTGTTCCCCAAGGGATCCCGCAGTGTGGTGCCCAGAGACATGCCCCTCAATATATTTGTCAAAATTATCCAGTTTATTGCACAG gAACGACTGGATTTCGCTATGAAAGAGATCATCTTTGACCTACTTTGTGTTGGAAAACCAGCAAAAGCCTTTAGTCTTAATCCAGAG AGAATGAATATAGGCCTGCGAGCCTTCCTGGTGATAGCAGACAAGTTGCAGCAGAAGGACGGAGAGCCTCCTATGCCGAACACTGGCGCCATATTGCCCTCTGGGAACACTCTCAGGGTGAAGAAGACCTTCCTGTGCAAAACCCTCACCGACAATGAGGCCAAGGTCATAG GTATGTCCCTGTATTACTCCCAAGTGAGGAAAGCTATAGATAACATCCTGAGACACCTGGATAAGGAGGTGGGGCGCTGCATGATGATGACCAATGTTCAGATGCTGAACAAAGAGCCTGAGGATATGATCAC AGGTGAGAGGAAGCCGAAGATCGACCTGTTCAGGACGTGCCTGGCTGCCATCCCGAGGGTCCTGCCGGACGGCATGTCCAAGCCAGAGCTCATAGACCTCCTCTCGCG GCTAACCATCCATATGGATGATGAACTTCGACTCATCGCCCAGAACTCCCTTCAGAGCCTGTTGGTGGACTTCTCTGACTGGCGTGACGACGTCCTGTTTGGTTACACCAACTTCTTGTTGAGAGAGGTCCAAGACACTCACCAGGGCATGCTAGACACCTCCCTCAAGCTGCTGCTACAGCTGCTCACCCAGTGGAAACTGGCGCTGGTCACGCCTGGCAGGAGCTACGACATGGCCAAGATACACTCCCCCGAG CTGCTGCAGACAGCCTCCAGTCACAGAGGGCCTGCGGAACGTAGCCCTCACTCCACCGTTCTCCACGCTGTGGAGGGGCTGGCCGTGGTGCTGCTGTGCTCCTGCCAGCTCAGCACTCGCAGACTGGCCGTCTGTATCCTCAAGGAGATCCGCAGCCTCTTCCTGGCCATCGGACAAGCTGAG GATGATGACACGCCCATGATTGAGATTTTGGACCAGCTCAGCCCTGTGGTTCTGGAGAGTTTTGTCAATGTGGCAGTATCTGACACG gctgcaCTGCCACTGGGTCACCACGTGGATCTGCAGTGGTTGGTGGAGTGGAACGCCAGGCTGGTCAACAGCCACTATGACATCCGCAGCCCCTCCCACGTGTGGATCTTTGCCCAGTCAGTGAAGGAcccgtgggtgctgtgtctCTACAGCCTGCTCCGCCAGGACAACCTGCCCAAGCACTGTCCCACGGCCCTGAGCTACGCCTGGCCCTACGCCTTCACACGCCTGCAGCTCATTATGCCCCTGGTAGACCCCAA TAACCCAGTGTATGCTAAGAAGACCAGCACCTCAGGTGGTGGGGAGAACTACGTCACCCTGTGGAGGAACTACCTGATCCTGTGTCTGGGTGTTGCCAAGCCCAGCATCATGAGTCCTGGTCACCTGAGAACATCCACACCTGAGATCACCGCCACCACGACCGATGGCAACGTCACCTACGACAACAAg GTGATTGGAACGCCGTCGGTGGCCTGGCTCCTGAAGCAGCTGGTCCCCCTGATGAGAGCAGAGAGCATTGAGCTGACCGAGTCACTGGTGCTGGGCTTTGGTCGTACCAACGCCCTGGTCTTCAG GGAACTGGTTGAGGAGCTGCATCCGTTAATGAAGGAGGCTCTGGAACGAAGGCCAGAG AACAAGAAGCGTCGCGAGCGAAGAGATCTCCTCAGACTGCAGCTGCTCAGGATCTTTGAGCTGCTGGCAGACGCTGCGGTCATCAGTGACAG CACAAACGgagccctggagagagacacccTAGCTCTAGGTGCTCTGTTTCTAGAGTATGTGGACCTGACCCGGATGTTGCTGGAAGCAGAGAATGACAAGGACCTGGAGATACTGAAGGACATCCGAGCCCACTTCAGCGCCATGGTGGCCAACCTCATACAGTGTGTCCCAG TGCACCACAGACGCTTCCTGTTCCCTCAGCAGAGCTTACGACAtcacctcttcatcctcttcagcCAATGGGCAGGCCCCTTCAGTGTCATGTTTACCCCATTGGACCGCTACAGCGACAGAAACCACCAGATCACCAGATACCAGTACTGTGCTCTCAAG GCCATGTCTGCCGTGCTGTGCTGTGGACCAGTGTTCGACAACGTTGGCCTGTCTCCAGATGGATACCTCTATAAGTGGCTGGATAACATATTAGCTTGCCAGGATCTGCGG GTGCACCAGCTGGGCTGTGAGGTAGTCATTCTGCTCCTGGAGCTCAACTCTGACCAGGTGAACCTGTTCAACTGGGCGGTGGACCGCTGCTTCATTGGCTCCTACCAGCTAGCCTCAGGCTGCTTCAAGGCTATAGCTACAGTCTGTGGCAGCAG AAACTACCCCTGTGACATAGTGACACTGTTAAACCTGGTACTCTTCAAGGCGTCTGATACCAACAGAGAAATATATGAAATATCAATGCAGCTCATGCAG ATCTTAGAGGCTAAGCTGTTTGTGTACTCTAAGAGGATTGCAGATCAGAAGTCCAGTAGTATCCTGTATGGCACCCAcggtcccctgccccccctctacAGGGTCTCCCTGCCACAGCTCTCCAGCCAGCTGGCCAGGATGTACCCTGAACTAACATTGCCACTCTTCTCAG AGGTGAGTCAGAGGtttccctccacccatcccaatGGGAGACAGGTGATGCTCACATACCTCCTGCCCTGGCTCAGTAACATTGAGCTGGTGGACAGCatgctgcctcccctccccagccctggccccccagtggaGGAGCCTGCTGCCCAGGACAAAAATGTGGGACCATCCCACCAGCTCAGGGGCACAGGCTGGGGCTCCATGCAGGCCACATCCCTGGTCCTCAACAACCTTATGTTCATGACAGCAAAG TATGGGGACGACGTTCCGGGCCCAGAGATGGAGAACGCGTGGAACGCTCTGGTCAACGATAGGTGGAGCAACAACTTGAGAATCACCTTGCAGTACCTCATCAGCTTGTGTGGAGTGAGCAGTGACACCAGCCTACTACCCTAC ATTAAGAAGGTGGTGATCTACCTGTGTCGGAACAACACTACCCAGACGATGGAGGAGCTGCTGTTTGAGTTGCAGCAGACAGACCCGGTCAACCCAGTGGTTCAGCACTGTGACAACCCTCCATTCTACCGCTACTCTGCCACCAGCAAGACTCCCACAGTGGCCTCAG gCACAACATCTAGTAGCAACACAGTAGTGGCAGGCCAGGAGAGTTGTCCGGATACGGACGATACGAAGGTGGCCAAAGAGAATGAAGAGAG GCAGAGCAACATGATGGGGAACCACAGTCGTCTGGAGTCTCGCTACAGCAACAGCTCGGGAGGATCCTACGACGAGGAGAAGA GTGAACCCTTGCCCCCTTACGCCGGCTGGCTGATGAGTGTTGTGGAGAGTAACCAGCCCTGTCCCCTTCCAATGCCTGTGAACGGAGGGTGCTGGGCTCCTCTGGTCGACTTCCTGCCTGAGACCATCACTCCCAGAGGACCCTTGCATAG GTGTAACATAGCGGTGATCTTCATGACTGAGATGGTTGTGGACCATGGTGTACGAGAGGACTGGGCCCTTCACCTGCCCCTTCTACTGCATGCTCTCTTCCTCG GTATGGATCACTACCGCCCAGAGGTGTACGAACACAGCAAGCGTCTCCTGCTGCACCTGCTCATCACGCTCTCCTGCAACAGCAACTTCCAAGGCATCGCCTCCGTTCTCCTGCACACTCGAGAGATCAACGGCAACAAGACCCTCACCAGCAAAATTAACTTTCAGCCAGAATACTGTACCACAG GAGGAGGTGTTGACTTCCTGCGGGAGTGCCAAGCGTCTCCTGTGCCAGACTCTGGGCtgagctcctcctccacctcctccagcctgaGCCTTgggggcagcagcagcaacCTGCCCCACATCTCCCAGGACGTGGAAGATCTGGACTCCACCACGGAGACGGACCAGAAAACCAACAAGCTCATAGAGTTCCTCACCACCAG GGGCTATGGACCACTCTGGTCTCATGAAGACATCTCACCCAAGAACCAGAACTCCAAAAGCACTGAGCAGTTGTCCAATTTCCTGCGCCAtgtggtgtctgtgttgagAGAACCCAAGTCAG ACTTCTACCTGGAGCAGCAGCTGAGTGACGTGGCGCTGCAGACGGCCCTGTGCAGCTCCTCCAGGCACTATGCCGGCCGCTCCTTCCAGGTGTTCAGGGCCTTGCACCAGCCCCTCTCCGCCCGCGCCGTGTCAGACCTGCTCTCGCgactggtggaggtggtgggggagcaCGGGGACGAAGTTCAG GGTTATGTCATGGAGGTTTTACTCACACTGGAGTCTGTGGTAGACAACTTGGCTGAGTGTCTGAAGAATAATGACCTCATGGCTCTTCTAATCAG GGCTTCCTCTCCAGACTTACTGACCAATGGGAAGCAGGTGTCAAACAGGAAGAGCACAGGGCAGCTCCCATTGGTCCAGGGCCTCAGCTCCACTGAGCGCAGCCGGCACCAGAGGAGCTTCTCTGTACCCAAGAAGTTTGGGGAGTCCgacaggtcatgtgacccgCCTCGCAGCGCCACCCTAGAGCGCTTCCATGCTTGTCTGCAGCAAGGGGGTGTTGCCAAAcccaccagcccctcctcctccaaggaCAACATCACCGACCCTGCCAACGTCAACCACCCCAGCAACCTGCTGGCCACCATCTTCTGGGTGGCTGTGTCCTTGATGGAGTCAGACTTTGAGTTTGAGTACCAGATGTCTCTGAAGCTTCTGAACAAGCTGCTGGGCCACATGTCGTTGGACAAGCAGGAGAACCGAGACAAGCTGGAGAAACTACAGAGCCAGCTCAGGTGGAGCACCTTCACGGGCCTCCAGCAGCTGCTTCTCAAGGGCTTCACCTCCTTGTCCACCACTGACCTAACCCTGCTGCTCTTCAGCCAGCTTACACCCGTGTCCAGGGTGCCTGTGGTGGACACCTCCCAGGCCATAG GGTTCCCCTTGAATGTTCTCTGCCTACTCCCACATCTGGTGCAGAACTTTGATGGCCCCACTCAGTTCTGTAAAGACGTTGCTGAGAGGATAGCCCAG GTATGCCTTGAGGAGAAGAATGCTAAACTGTCCAACCTGGCCCATGTGATGACCTTGTACaaaacacactcctacacacgaGACTGTTTCTCCTGGGTCAATGTTGTGTGTCGTTATCTTCATGAGGCCTTCAGCGATATCACTCTCAACATGGTCACTTATATGGCTGAG TTGTTGGAGAAGGGCTTTCCTAGCATGCAACAGACCCTGCTGCAGATCATTTACAGCCTGCTGAGTCACATGGACCTGAGTGTCATTCAGGCAAAGCCTTTCAATATGGAGGTCCTCAAGACCATTGAGAAGTTTGTGCAG ACGGCCCACTGGAGGGAAGCTCtgaacatcctgaagctagTGGTGTCTCGCTCTGCCAGCCTGGTCCAGCCATCTCCTCCCCAGACTGACTTCTCCTACGTGGACGTCAGCCGGCTGTGGGACCGCTCTTCCAAGGCCCTGCCTGGAAAAACACTGGACTTCCATTTCGACATCTCAGAG ACCCCAGTGATTGGCCGGAGGTATGATGATCTTCAAGACTCCCCAGGGCGGAATGGGAAGACGAGGGCCGCAGCCGTGACTCGTAGCACCTCGTCCACCTCCTCAGGATCAACCTCCAACAATGTCCTGGTGCCCGTCAGCTGGAAGAGGCCTCAGTCCTCTCAG AAGAGAACCAGGGAGAAGCTGGTGAAGGTGTTGTCTTTGTGTGGACAGGAAGTAGGGCTCAGGAAAAACCCTTCG GTGATCTTCTCCAGCTGTGGGGATCTGGACTTGATGGAGCTCCAGCCCAGCCTTGTTTCCTCCGATGAGGGCACCAGGGAGCCTGACAACATGGACGACACAACCTCTGAACAGCAGttcagggtcttcagagactTTGATTTCCTGGATGtggagctggaggatggagag ggggAGACCGGTGATAACTTTAACTGGGGGGTGCGGAGACGCTCCATGGACAGTCTGGACAGGAGAGACCTACAGCTGCTGGAAGAGAGCCAGTTGTCAGGCAGCCTGCCTAGCCTCAGCAACATCACCCACCAAGACTCTGACGAGTCCTCCGAGGAAGACTCCCTCACTGCCAGCCAGATCCTCTCACATTCACAAATT ATTGTCAACCTTTCTCCCACCGAGGAGCTCATTAACATggactctctgtccccctcctgcGACTCTGCTGAGCCTCAGCCTCTGAACACCAGAGAGCCTAGTTTCGATGTCTCACTGCCCGAGGACTCGAAGCCACGG CTGTCgacagaagaggaggacagtaATGCCCAGGaggacaatctctctctctctatctccgaaCTTCCCTCTGGGTTTAACTGCAGTGACAGTTTCTCGCTGGACATGACTCAGGATGATTTCAAAGGAGAACTGGACCTTGAGGCCAACTGTCTGCCCAG TctgagcgaggaggagagagaggagtctctGGAGTGTCGTtcgtcccctcctccatcccccttcttCTCTGCCATCCTCGCCGCCTTCCAGCCAGCCATGTGTGATGACGCGGAGGAGGCTTGGCGCCGCCACATCAACCAGCTGGTGTCTGACTCTGATGGCTCCTGTGCAGTCTACACCTTCCATGTGTTCTCCTCACTGTTCCAG AATATTCAGAGGAAGTTCTGCTTATTGACATGCGACGCTGCTGGCTACCTTGGTGACGGGCTTCGAGGAATAGGGTCAAAGTTTTTGAGGTCCTCTCAGATGCTGACCTCATGCTCCGAGTGTCCAACACTGTTTATCGACGCAGACACA aTAATCTCTTACGGGCTTCTGGAAAAAATGAAATTCAGTGTGTTGGAGCTTCAAGAGTACCTTGACACTTACAACAACAGAAAGGATGCAGCCATATCT TGGCTGACTAGCTGCAAGACCTCCTTTCCCAGGACCTCTGATGGAGCAGTTGTCTCATGCCAGCCTGGGGAATATGACGACAAG CAAATGGAATCTCTGGCA cAACTGGAGCTTTGTCAACGACTCTACAAGCTCCACTTTCAACTGCTGCTGCTATTTCAGTCCTACTGTAAACTGATTGGCCAGGTCCATGCAATCAGCTCTGCTCCTGAG CTATCGAACATGTCCAAAGAGCTGGATGAGCTGAAGGGCAACCTGCGAACAGCAGCAGCCTCAGTGACAAGTACTGACCCTGGAGCTTTAGAGAGCAGTTCTGACCTTGCAGCCCTAGAGAGCAGTTCTGACCTTGCAGCCCTCGAGAGCAGTTCTGACCTTGCAGCCCTAGAGAGCAGTACTGTTTTGGAGACCTCCCATTTTGAGCCCAGCTTCAGCTGCCCTGAGGTGGCCGTGCAGGCCATCCTGGAGGCTCTGAGGAACAGCGAGTTCCTCACAGCTGTGCGCACCATCCGAGAGTGCAG GAGTTTGTGGCCGAACGACATCTTTGGCAGCCGTTCTGAGGATGAAAGCCAGACCTTACTGAATGTTTACTTCAGGCATCAAACACTGGGTCAGACAGGAACCTTTGCTCTGGTGGGTTCAAAGCAGGATCTCTCAGAGATCTGTTTAAGGCTTATGGAGCTGAATGGAGAGATCCGGGACATGATCCGCAGAGCCCAGGGCTACCGAGCCATCACAACCTTTCTCCCAGACTCCAGGGTGTCCGGCTCCAGTCTTTGA